CGCAGAGAATTCCCAGCTTTTGctcttttccagctctcagggaggagaaagagcCTTAACAGCATAGGGCAGATTGTGTCCCACCAGCCTGGACACTGTcacctctctgtcccctctctgatGCCTCCTTGGGGCCATTTCCACCTGCGTCCAGACCCACTTCCCAGGGGCAGCTGGGAGGTGGCACGGATATTTTGCAGGACTTCCCTGTGTTGGTCACTCTTGTCCCTGGGGGGGTCTGAGTGCTTAAACCcagcaagctgctgctgcccaggagctggCCCAGGCTGTCTCTTTGGCTTAGGCTGCCCCTGGGGATCACCTCCTCCTTGGGAGAACCTGTCCCAGGCATGTTCTGTTCCTCCTCCGGCTGCAGTTTGCCTGGAGCGGTGTCTGCCCACCTTTGTGCCACCCTGTGGTGACACTGTCACCTGCTGTCCCCGGGCACAACCGGCCCTTACTGAAGAGCAGCACCTTTTCCTAAGGAGAGGGAGATCTTCAGGGCAGCTGTTGTGCCAACACACAACCTCCTGTTTCCCAGCTCTCCACCCTGTCCAGAGGCACCTCCTGTCTCCCATTTATTCCTTGCAAAGAGGAGCCGTGCAGGACAGCTTGGGAATTCTCTGTGCTCTTCTCCAGTCCACGGGCAGCAGACCTGAGTGTGTCTGGGATGTCTCCACAGGAACGCAGCTACATCCCAGAAGACCAAAGGCACACCAACAAAAACTCCCAGGTAGCCTACTGCTACTCGGAaaccatccctgctcccacaggaaAGGAGGATGCCCAGCAGAAATCGGTGAGTTCTGACCTGGGGCAGGCACAGGCCTGTTTGTAGAGTCCCCGCTGCAGGATCAGAGAGTTTCCACCTGTGAGACCTTTGGCGTTTTCAtcctcctctctcttctttGCTATTTAAACCCTGCAGACCCCTCTGGGTTATATCatattcccagctccaggatgAGAGCACTGCTGCCTGCACGGGACATGAGGGTGGTGCCCTCAGCCTGCAAActgaagctgcaggagcagtgtcTCTGGGTCACTCCAGGCTCTTCCAGAGGGAGCAGGACACTCCACTACACCTACTCAGCTTTGACCCTTTCCTGCCTCAATTTCAGGACATGGAGCTTCTCCGGTTTTCCCTGGTTCTCATCCAGTCCTGGCTGACCCCGGTGCAGTACCTGAGCAAGGTGTTCACAAACAACTTGGTTTTTGGCACCTCAGACAGGGTGTATGAAAAGCTAAAGGACCTGGAAGAAGGGATCCAAGCTCTGATGAGGGTAAGTCCCAGCATGACTGTGGAATAACAGAGATCTCCCAGGCATGGGGCACTCTTGGGGGTCCACACACCTTCAGAAATCTCCCTGCCTTCCACAGGGCACCCTTTGGACTTTGCTCCCCTTTAGATAACAAGATCCTGACCCCCCAGTGCACAGGTCCCATCACAGAGGAGGGTAAGAACACAGGACAGGAGTTACCAGCAATGCCACAACCCCTCAGGGAGCAGAATCCAGCAGGAATCACAACATTATAGATCCAAAATCATTCCAAACCCAGCACCAAAGAATTCCCAGTTGCTGAAATACATGGGACAAACAGCAGCACAATGTTTGTTACATCTCCAGGCAAAGTACTTTGAAATGGGGCAAACTTTGCAAGGTTTGCAACctcacagcattttaaaaacacatttttgtgcAGGGAAGGACTTGCTCTGATGTTTCCCTCTTCCATTAATACAACACTCTAAGCTGAGAGCCGGAGGGTGATCTCTCCAAGGAAGATCTTCTCTGAGAAGCCCAAAATGGTtttggtgggaagggacctcaaagcccacccagtgccatcccctgccatggcagggacacctcccactgtcccaggctgctccaagccccaatgtccaacctggccttgggcactgccagggatccaggggcagccacagctgctctgggcaccctgtgccagggcctccccaccatcacagggaagaatttcatcCTGAAACCTAACCTGAATGTCCCTCCTTTactttaaaaccattcccccttgtcacTCTCCCTCTCTTTTATAAGCCCCTTTAAGGTCTTCTTAAATTTGggggttgttgttttaaattaaattgccCATTATCTACCAGGACACCCTTCAGTTATGCTTATTCTGTAAGTTTGTCTGCCAGCATCACCCTGAAGCATTAGCTGTGAGAAACGGGCCTGGGCCATTATTTACATCTTCTAGCAGTTAAATAACCCTGCAAGTCAGGCCCTGTGAGCAAACACAGATCTGTGCCGGAGCAAGCAGGCAAAGGAATCAGGACCACTGCAGATTTTGCTCCACATTCCACGTGTGTTTGGGCATTGGGAAGCCACACACAGAAATGACACAAATACTCTCTTTTCACCAACTGATTTCCCTTTTCAGCTTTTATGACGCTTTTTACttcacccaaaccattctgttgctgagcacagcaggggAGTGACTGACCACAGATCTCCAGATGGAGATGTGGGACCGCATCAGAGCTTTGGGAAAGTGGGGGAagagagaattatttttatttgtgcagTTCCCCATCTCCTtggctggaggggctgcagagagATCCTGCGAGCTTGCCTTTATTTAAGCCCCCCGCACattcctccctgcctccctgcgGCTTCGTGTGTGTCACTGGCACACTCAGTGCGGCATCACCCCGCGGCACCACCTCCACCTGGGCGTTCTGCCACACACGCGCCCAAACCACGCCTGGAAATCCCATTTAAGAGCAAGGGGGGGATCCCCTGACCTGTCCCAGAGCTCGGCAGGAGGTTTATCCCCGGGAGatgcccctgcccggccccgcctcTCCCGGGATGTGCCCGTTGTCccgcaggagctggaggagcggAGCCCGCGGGGCGCTCAGCTGCTCAAACCCACCTACGAGAAATTCGAGCTCCACCTGCGCGGCGAGGACGCGCTGCTCAAGAACTACGGGCTGCTGTCGTGCTTCAAAAAGGACCTGCACAAGGTGGAGACCTACCTGAAGGTGATGAGGTGCCGGCGCTACGGAGAGGGGAACTGCGCCCTCTGAGCCCGCCCCGCTCCTGGGAGAGGAAACGAGAATAAAACCCGCTACTGCCGACACGAGTCTGGCTTTTGGGGCGGACAGGATGCTCGGGGGGTGGGAGGGGCGATTTGGGGCTGGGGGGTGAGGGCTTGGGGCTGGGATGTGTATTTGGGGTCGGAGGATGaggatttggggctgggagggggggaTTTAGGTCTGAGAATCTGATTGAATTTGGAGCTGGGGGGAAATTGGGGTGCATTTGGGGCTGGGAGGTTGGATTTGGGGAGAGACTTGGGTCTgcgggggggatttggggtagAGGGGCAAAACTGGGGCTGAGGGGGATGGATTTGAGGCTTTGGGGGAGATTTAGGGGTAGATTTGGCACTGGGTGGAGGATTTGGAGCTGGAGGATAAggatttggggctgtgagggtggATTTGGACCTAGAagggtggatttggggctggggggggatttgggggtggaCTCGGGGCTGAACAGCGATTTGAGGCtgggggtggatttggggtgggaaggaTGAATTAGGGCTTGGATTTAGGGTTGGGGGCCGAGTTGCGACTGAGGGGAATGAATTTGTGGCttgggagggatttgggagtAAATTTGGGACAGAGCGACAAATTTGGGGCTGGGAAAGTGGATTTGAGGTCTGAGgagggtggggctggggggtgaATTTGGAAGGAGCTGAGTCCAAGGTGGTCTTGGTTGGTGGTACTCACGAGGTGGGTGCTGGGGCCAGCCTTGGTGCaagccagccctgagcagatTTTCCTGTCCCTGAGtttgggagcagcacagcttcCCCGGGGAGGCTCAGCTTTGTGCCCAGAGCCCACTCCCCTGAGCAGGTAGAGGCACTTCCCAACACAAACCTTATGGCAGAGGGGGGAAAGCCAACAGCAAGCAAAGCCCTGGCCTTGCAGGGTCATGTTTTGTTCTTAAAGCAGCTGAAAGGAGGGCACAGAGAGgtgtccccaaatcccctcagTTGTTGGCTCATTCCCAGTGCTCAGCTCTGTCATTGCTTGCTCTTGTGGTGTCGTTTCCTGAGACCCTGATGTGCTTCCACTTGTCCCACAAAAAGGAGGGTTTGCATTTTCTTGTCTGCTTGGAAGGAGCCAAGTCCAGGGTGGCCTTGgcttctctggagctgctcctacCGtgagccagccctgggcactgcccaggatccccagggaatggtcctggcccctgaggctgccagagctccagacagcgctccagggatgcacagggtggggttgttggggtgtctgtgcagggccagggatGGGACTGGAACGATCCCCAACTCGGAATCTTCGTGGTTCTGACTCCTCCTGCAGTTTGCCTGGAGCAGTGTCTGCCCACCCTTGTGACACCCCGTTCCCTGTGGTGACACCGAGTCACCTGCTGTCCACGGCACAACTGGTCCTtactgaagagcagcagcaaaactggAGCATTTTGGGGTGTGACACAACCAATAcccactggatttttttgtttatcaGTTGAGAAGATAGattttctgctggttttctgTCTCTCCACACTCCCCtttgcagcccctgctctccagccccttccaaaGCCATGGAGTGCTGAGCTGACCGGGACTGCCCTCGGGGGAAGTGAGCAGCAGAGTCAGACAGAAACCTCTGTTCCTGCAGAAGTCATTCCTCAGCTCCCTGCCTACTCTCTTCCCTTGTGACAGAGTGTGGGAGGGAATTCAGCACTCACTCTCCACAAGGCACCATCCAGCCCGATGGAAAGGGGAACAGACAGGGATTTGGAAGGACTTGCTCGGGATGAGAGGGACTTGGTGTCCTTCTGGCTCATTGCCTCGTGATGTCAGTCAGTCCTTCCAAAGCAGAAACATTTCCAAGTGGTAAATTCTGGGGAAGCTGCCCCTTATATATGACAAAAATATGTGCATAAGGATGAAAACGAAACATGTTGTAGAGAGAAATTTACCCTTGATTTCTCTCCCAGGCCAATGAATTGTCCTTGGGACAGTTTGACCTCAAAGAAGAAGTTTTGTTAGATCTCAGTTTTCATGATGCCACTGAATTGAAGCGACTCTGTCTTCATCGTTTCCAAAAGTTTTGCCGTGTTTTATTAGGGATGAAAGTTTAATGTTGTAGGACACCACGTGTGTCACATCCAATGGCTGCTTCTCCTGCAAGTATGTAACAGCAACAGAAATGGGCAATAAAACTAAATGCTACGAAAATTAGGCCCCAAAATAAATGCTGGTTTTGGAAAGGAGATCAGAAGGAGTTTTCCTGTCAACTTATTGAGGTCAGCTATATCTGgaaccagcagagctgcaggattaTTTAGACAGAATATCAAATGTGTGCAGCACTTCCAGAACAACAAAAGGAattgctctccctgcagcagcccacgTAAAATCCAGAGTTGCTCTGAGAAAACTGAAGGTGGAAGGTGTCTTACCAGCAGGAGTAGCTGTGGGACTCGTTTGCAAAGGCACAGGAAAAGTATTTCtctaagaagaaaagaaataagttTTGTAATAAATGTGTTGAGCTACAAGAGCCTTGTGAACCACTAGCATTGAACCCCAAGTAGCTGGGGCATTAACATTACATAAAACAAAGGTTCTTTCTACTTTCAAACATGTTTTCCATTAAATGAAATAAGGTTTTGTAACCTGGTAATGAATGAAGATCTGAGGCAGCTCAAGCAATTGGAAGGGGCACCAAGCTCACCAAATCATGAAGGGAGTGGGGGGATGTCTTATTTCATAATGAACTCCCACCCAGGTATTTTGACCACTCtttgggacaaaaaaaaaacaacaaaaaaaacaacaacaaaaaaaaaacaacaccaaaactgGGAGAGCTCAGGGATGAGCCACAGGAATAATGTGAGGTCCCTCTTGAAATGAGAGAAATGTAGTCTGTTTaacaaaaaagagaggaaaggggTGATTTTCTCTAGGAGAAATCACCTggccctggctgagctggaaccGCAAAGGCAAAGGTAAAGCAAAATCCAGTGTCTGGACACAGAACTTGGACAACTCCAAGTGGGAAGACATAGTGATTCACAAGGGGAGAGAGCAACCAGGGAACCTGGCCTCTGTGGAAGTAAATCCCTGCTGGGGCAATTTCTCAGGTGGAAATGCAATTTCTATATTCTATTGTCTTATAAATGCatcaaaatatgaaattatcACCATCCCCAGCAGTGTGACCAGACGATGAGGGGAgattctgcccctgtgccctgctcaggtgagaccccgcctgcagagctgcctccagccctggggtccccagcatgggaaggatgtggagctgctggagccagtccAGAGGAGCCCAGGGAAATGCTTcgagggctggagccaggctgggagagctgggggtgttcatctggagaggagaagctccagggagagctcagagcccttccagggcctaaaggggctccaggagagctggagagggactggggacaagggggaGTGGTTCCCccagggttagatgggatattgggaaggaattcctccttGTGAGGGTGAggtggccctggcagaggaCTGAACAGTTGGGGCAGGGTCCAGTCCTGGTAACACAATCACAATCAGTGAGGTCAGAAAAGCcttccaagatcatcaagtccaacctgtgcccaattcccaccctgtcccccagcccagagcactgagtgccatgtccgTCTGTGTCTCAAACACCTCCTCaaacagtgactccaccacttggCCAGTCTATTCCAATGTTTAACCCTCCCCtctgtgaaaaaattcttcttaatgcccaacctaaacctccctggCAGAACTCAAGGctatttcctctcctcctgtccctgttccctgcgaGGACAGCCTGACCCCCCACCAGGCTGCCCCTTGTGTCAGGGAGTGATGGAGAGCCAGAaggtccccctgagcctccttttgttcaggctgaacaactcgagaggagaggagaggagaggagaggagaggagaggagaggagaggagaggagagggaggagaggagaggagaggagaggagagaggagaggagaggaactACTTTTACAAATACTTCAACAAAAAACAGGAGGAACAAGGAGAATTTTC
The genomic region above belongs to Hirundo rustica isolate bHirRus1 chromosome 27 unlocalized genomic scaffold, bHirRus1.pri.v3 SUPER_27_unloc_BUSCO_368535at7742, whole genome shotgun sequence and contains:
- the GH1 gene encoding somatotropin, which encodes MMMIDDDDDDDDDDDDDDGGTTEGSWLSPLAIAVITLGLQWPQPAATFPAMPLSSLFANAVLRAQHLHLLAAETYKEFERSYIPEDQRHTNKNSQVAYCYSETIPAPTGKEDAQQKSDMELLRFSLVLIQSWLTPVQYLSKVFTNNLVFGTSDRVYEKLKDLEEGIQALMRELEERSPRGAQLLKPTYEKFELHLRGEDALLKNYGLLSCFKKDLHKVETYLKVMRCRRYGEGNCAL